The following are encoded in a window of Poecile atricapillus isolate bPoeAtr1 chromosome 3, bPoeAtr1.hap1, whole genome shotgun sequence genomic DNA:
- the LOC131577105 gene encoding actin-binding Rho-activating protein-like has translation MPKESCSFFRGKELSQHCIGLFGKSQGLPSTRIKFLGRRHCEKTDSAHRNHSYSQSPIRFLLECHKTFSEMEGDKGQSAKATSAVGDLRKSWQTWAEDHIEYQRKNPFSSDDRLASKPAHSHRGDPTYGRPPEGSRTEQRGKDAHSHVGKEVEELCLIIRRTGEVGEDGHVSVTFGQLFETYVTISNKVVGILLRARKHGLVHFEGEMLWQGKDNDVVITLLQ, from the exons atgccaaagGAGTCGTGTTCCTTTTTCCGTGGGAAGGAG CTCAGCCAGCACTGCATCGGATTGTTTGGGAAGTCTCAGGGGCTGCCGAGTACCAGGATAAAGTTCTTGGGAAGGCGTCATTGCGAGAAGA CTGACAGTGCGCACAGGAACCACAGCTACAGCCAGTCACCGATTCGTTTCCTGCTTGAGTGccataaaacattttcagaaatggaaGGAGATAAAGGCCAGAGTGCTAAAGCTACCAGCGCAGTGGGTGACCTGAGGAAAAGTTGGCAGACCTGGGCAGAGGATCACATTGAGTATCAGAGGAAGAATCCGTTCAGCAGCGACGACAGGCTTGCGTCTAAACCCGCGCATTCTCACAGAGGAGACCCTACCTATGGGAGACCCCCTGAAGGGTCTCggacagagcagagagggaaagatGCTCACTCACACGTGGGGAAGGAAGTAGAAGAGCTGTGCTTGATCATCAGAAGAACTGGAGAGGTAGGAGAAGATGGACACGTGAGTGTGACATTCGGGCAGCTGTTTGAAACATATGTGACTATTTCCAATAAAGTAGTGGGAATATTGTTAAGAGCCAGAAAACACGGTCTGGTTCATTTTGAAGGTGAAATGCTTTGGCAAGGAAAAGACAATGATGTGGTCATCACTTTACTACAGTAA